A single window of Kitasatospora sp. HUAS MG31 DNA harbors:
- a CDS encoding sigma-70 family RNA polymerase sigma factor, with translation MLDVHRTIDAVWKLESARIVAGLTRMVRDVGLAEELAQDALVAALEQWPASGIPDNPGAWLTAIAKRRAVDHIRRAELHTRKQEQLAHELDRRTEGDPVGAAEEPEQDDVLRLMFVSCHPVLPTEERVALTLRLLGGLTAAEIARAFLVGEQDVARRIARAKRTLAREGVPFELPDGSELAERLASVLEVVYLVFNEGYSATSGDDLMRPGLCLEALRLGRLLAELVPGEAEVHGLVALMEIQASRSAARTGPSGEPVRLHEQNRGRWDQLLIRRGFGAMLRARQAGGPPGPYVLQAAIAVCHAQARTAEETDWPRIASLYEALVRLLPTPVVRLNLAVAVGRARGPEAGLALADELLADPVLRDYHLLPGVRGDLLADLGRYREARLEFERAAALTRNAAERAFLLRRADRVGEGGAAGDGGAAGVAGAAPVRRLGEAAEEFLAGGALDPGTVRSYRQTLRRLRLGLGERLPLAELDADRVAGVFATAWGGAAPATWNRHRSAVRSFAAWAGLGDPAAGLERRARSRTPAPAIDPDGLAALWALPGPALRERTLWRLLYESAAPVAAVLALNVEDLDLEDRRARSGGRWVDWRSGTARLLPELLAGRSRGPVFLADRRPGPGRMPAEADRCPETGRGRLSYERAEYLFKRTTRPLDPDGRGWTLRRLRPRG, from the coding sequence GTGCTCGACGTCCACCGCACCATCGACGCCGTCTGGAAGCTGGAGTCGGCGAGGATCGTCGCCGGTCTCACCCGGATGGTCCGCGACGTCGGCCTGGCCGAGGAGCTGGCCCAGGACGCGCTGGTCGCCGCGCTGGAGCAGTGGCCGGCGTCCGGTATCCCGGACAACCCGGGTGCCTGGCTGACGGCCATCGCCAAGCGCCGCGCGGTGGACCACATCCGCCGCGCCGAGCTGCACACCCGTAAGCAGGAGCAGCTGGCCCACGAGCTCGACCGCCGGACCGAGGGCGACCCGGTGGGCGCGGCCGAGGAGCCGGAGCAGGACGACGTCCTGCGGCTGATGTTCGTCTCCTGCCACCCGGTGCTGCCCACCGAGGAGCGGGTGGCGCTGACCCTGCGGCTGCTCGGCGGACTGACCGCGGCGGAGATCGCCCGGGCCTTCCTGGTCGGCGAGCAGGACGTGGCCCGGCGGATCGCCCGGGCCAAGCGGACCCTGGCCCGGGAGGGGGTGCCGTTCGAACTGCCCGACGGCTCCGAGCTGGCCGAGCGGCTGGCCTCGGTGCTGGAGGTGGTCTACCTGGTCTTCAACGAGGGGTACTCGGCCACCTCCGGCGACGACCTGATGCGGCCCGGGCTCTGCCTGGAGGCGCTGCGGCTGGGGCGGCTGCTGGCCGAGCTGGTGCCCGGCGAGGCGGAGGTGCACGGGCTGGTCGCGCTGATGGAGATCCAGGCCTCCCGGTCCGCGGCCAGGACCGGGCCCTCGGGCGAGCCGGTCCGGCTGCACGAGCAGAACCGGGGGCGCTGGGACCAGCTGCTGATCCGCCGCGGCTTCGGCGCGATGCTCCGCGCCCGCCAGGCCGGCGGCCCGCCCGGCCCGTACGTGCTGCAGGCGGCGATCGCGGTCTGCCACGCCCAGGCGCGGACCGCGGAGGAGACCGACTGGCCGCGGATCGCCTCCCTGTACGAGGCGCTGGTGCGGCTGCTGCCGACGCCGGTGGTCCGGCTGAACCTGGCCGTGGCGGTCGGCCGGGCCCGCGGCCCGGAGGCCGGGCTGGCGCTGGCCGACGAGTTGCTCGCCGACCCTGTGCTGCGGGACTACCACCTGCTGCCGGGCGTCCGGGGGGACCTGCTGGCCGACCTCGGCCGGTACCGGGAGGCCCGGCTGGAGTTCGAGCGGGCCGCCGCCCTCACCCGGAACGCCGCCGAGCGGGCCTTCCTGCTGCGCCGCGCCGACCGGGTCGGGGAAGGCGGGGCGGCCGGGGACGGTGGGGCGGCCGGAGTCGCTGGGGCGGCGCCCGTCCGGCGGCTCGGCGAGGCCGCCGAGGAGTTCCTGGCCGGCGGGGCGCTGGACCCGGGCACCGTCAGGTCGTACCGGCAGACCCTGCGCCGGCTCCGCCTGGGCCTGGGCGAGCGGCTGCCGCTGGCCGAACTGGACGCGGACCGGGTGGCCGGGGTGTTCGCCACCGCCTGGGGCGGGGCGGCGCCCGCGACCTGGAACCGGCACCGGTCCGCGGTCCGCTCCTTCGCCGCCTGGGCCGGCCTGGGCGACCCGGCCGCCGGCCTGGAGCGCAGGGCGCGTTCCCGCACCCCCGCCCCGGCGATCGACCCGGACGGGCTGGCGGCGCTCTGGGCGCTGCCGGGACCGGCGCTGCGCGAGCGGACGCTGTGGCGGCTGCTGTACGAGTCGGCGGCCCCGGTGGCCGCCGTCCTGGCGCTGAACGTGGAGGACCTGGACCTGGAGGACCGCCGGGCGCGGTCCGGCGGCCGCTGGGTCGACTGGCGGTCGGGCACCGCCCGGCTGCTGCCCGAGCTGCTGGCGGGCCGGAGCCGCGGGC
- a CDS encoding YciI family protein, whose translation MRFLMTTKATDSVPDETLFAEMGKFIEELTASGVLLATGGLEAGGILVASAGDEITVTDGPFAEAKEAVAGFALVEVRSKEEAVELARRFRRIVGDGESVIQQVFN comes from the coding sequence ATGCGCTTCCTGATGACCACCAAGGCCACCGACTCCGTCCCGGACGAGACCCTGTTCGCCGAGATGGGGAAGTTCATCGAGGAGCTGACCGCCTCCGGCGTGCTGCTGGCCACCGGCGGGCTGGAGGCGGGCGGGATCCTGGTCGCCTCCGCCGGTGACGAGATCACCGTGACGGACGGGCCCTTCGCCGAGGCCAAGGAGGCGGTGGCCGGCTTCGCGCTGGTCGAGGTCCGCAGCAAGGAGGAGGCGGTCGAGCTGGCCCGCCGGTTCCGCCGGATCGTCGGCGACGGCGAGAGCGTGATCCAGCAGGTGTTCAACTGA
- a CDS encoding DUF998 domain-containing protein: MTALPHPTATTATTAQAATTHTTAQAAPHTAGTRTLLTAGALAGPLFAALALGQAATREGFDLTRHPLSALSTGSLGWLQIANFLLSGALFTAGAVGLRRSLRGTPGGTWAPRLLLASGLGTIAAGLFTMDPAGGFPAGTPDGAPQTLSWHAAAHLAAGSLAFTALIAACYVLGRHYRRTGDRRRALLSRVAGTALLLGNGWAMGGGPAGTLTLAVGALTAMLWASAAAAHHRRTA, encoded by the coding sequence ATGACCGCCCTGCCACACCCCACCGCCACCACTGCCACCACCGCCCAGGCCGCCACCACCCACACCACCGCCCAGGCCGCCCCGCACACCGCCGGCACCCGGACGCTGCTCACCGCCGGCGCCCTCGCCGGCCCGCTGTTCGCGGCCCTCGCCCTCGGACAGGCCGCCACCCGCGAGGGCTTCGACCTCACCCGCCACCCGCTCAGCGCGCTCAGCACCGGCTCGCTCGGCTGGCTGCAGATCGCGAACTTCCTGCTCTCCGGTGCCCTGTTCACCGCCGGCGCGGTGGGCCTGCGCCGGTCCCTGCGCGGCACCCCCGGCGGAACCTGGGCACCGCGGCTGCTCCTGGCCAGCGGCCTGGGCACGATCGCCGCCGGCCTGTTCACCATGGACCCGGCCGGGGGCTTCCCCGCCGGTACGCCCGACGGGGCGCCGCAGACCCTCAGCTGGCACGCCGCCGCCCACCTGGCCGCCGGTTCCCTCGCCTTCACCGCCCTGATCGCCGCCTGCTACGTCCTCGGCCGCCACTACCGCCGCACCGGCGACCGCCGCCGCGCCCTGCTCTCGCGTGTCGCCGGGACCGCCCTGCTGCTCGGTAACGGCTGGGCGATGGGCGGCGGGCCGGCCGGGACGCTGACCCTCGCCGTCGGCGCCCTCACCGCGATGCTCTGGGCCTCCGCCGCCGCCGCGCACCACCGCCGTACCGCCTGA
- a CDS encoding DUF1801 domain-containing protein — protein MNTTTVDAYLAVLPADQREIADRILPLIEAVLPGTGALWHGHPVWSLGAAPGKDPVCFVKAYPRYLTFGFWRGQEIEDGSGRLAAGARSMASVKLREAAEVDPELFTGWLRAARALQA, from the coding sequence ATGAACACCACCACCGTCGACGCGTACCTGGCCGTTCTCCCCGCCGACCAGCGGGAGATCGCCGACCGGATCCTCCCGCTGATCGAGGCCGTCCTCCCCGGCACCGGCGCGCTCTGGCACGGCCACCCGGTCTGGAGCCTCGGGGCCGCCCCCGGCAAGGACCCGGTCTGCTTCGTCAAGGCCTACCCCCGGTACCTGACCTTCGGCTTCTGGCGCGGCCAGGAGATCGAGGACGGCTCCGGCCGGCTCGCCGCCGGCGCCCGCAGCATGGCCTCGGTCAAGCTCCGCGAGGCCGCCGAGGTCGACCCCGAGCTGTTCACCGGCTGGCTGCGCGCGGCCCGCGCCCTCCAGGCGTAG
- a CDS encoding ABC-F family ATP-binding cassette domain-containing protein, which translates to MAVNLATIESVTKVYGTRALLDGVSLGVSEGDRIGVVGRNGDGKTTLIRMLAKLEEPDTGRITWSGGLRMAVLTQHDSLDPAATIRHEVIADRADHEWLGDARIRDIIQGLFGGLDLPGFKDGLDTVIGPLSGGERRRIALAKLLLGEHDLIVLDEPTNHLDVEGIAWLAAHLRDRRSGLVCVTHDRWFLDQVCTRMWDVQRGEVREYDGGYSDYVFARAERSRIEATEEQKRQNLARKELAWLRRGAPARTSKPRYRIEAANALIADVPEPRDKSELMKFANARLGRTVFDLEDVTVKAGEKLLLERLTWQLGPGDRIGLLGVNGAGKTSLLRAMQAAYATEGDVQPAGGVVKVGKTVRLAYLSQEVAELDPETRVLQAVEQIRGRVDLGKGREMSAGQLCEQFGFGKDKQWTPVGDLSGGERRRLQLLRLLMDEPNVLFLDEPTNDLDIETLNQLEDLLDGWPGSMIVISHDRFFIERTTDTVFALLGDRRMRMLPGGVDEYLQRRTAMAEAAAPAPAAAPAEASGKSAGDVRAAKKEMQKLERQIAKLDEQESKLHTQLAEHAADFSKVAELDAQLRKVREEKEHLELAWLELAEHV; encoded by the coding sequence GTGGCCGTCAACCTCGCCACCATCGAGTCCGTCACCAAGGTCTACGGCACTCGGGCTCTGCTCGACGGCGTCAGCCTCGGTGTCAGCGAGGGCGACCGGATCGGTGTCGTCGGACGCAACGGCGACGGCAAGACCACCCTGATCCGGATGCTCGCCAAGCTGGAGGAGCCCGACACCGGCCGGATCACCTGGTCCGGCGGCCTGCGGATGGCCGTCCTCACCCAGCACGACTCGCTGGACCCCGCGGCCACCATCCGGCACGAGGTCATCGCCGACCGGGCCGACCACGAGTGGCTCGGCGACGCCCGGATCCGCGACATCATCCAGGGCCTGTTCGGCGGCCTGGACCTGCCCGGCTTCAAGGACGGCCTGGACACCGTCATCGGCCCGCTCTCCGGTGGCGAGCGCCGCCGGATCGCCCTGGCCAAGCTGCTGCTCGGCGAGCACGACCTGATCGTCCTGGACGAGCCCACCAACCACCTCGACGTGGAGGGCATCGCCTGGCTCGCCGCCCACCTGCGCGACCGCCGCTCCGGACTGGTCTGCGTCACCCACGACCGCTGGTTCCTCGACCAGGTCTGCACCCGGATGTGGGACGTCCAGCGCGGCGAGGTCCGCGAGTACGACGGCGGCTACTCCGACTACGTCTTCGCCCGCGCCGAGCGCTCCCGGATCGAGGCCACCGAGGAGCAGAAGCGCCAGAACCTCGCCCGCAAGGAGCTCGCCTGGCTCCGCCGCGGCGCCCCGGCCCGCACCTCCAAGCCGCGCTACCGGATCGAGGCGGCCAACGCGCTGATCGCCGACGTCCCGGAGCCGCGGGACAAGTCCGAGCTGATGAAGTTCGCCAACGCCCGCCTCGGCCGGACCGTCTTCGACCTGGAGGACGTGACCGTCAAGGCCGGCGAGAAGCTCCTGCTGGAGCGCCTCACCTGGCAGCTCGGCCCCGGCGACCGGATCGGCCTGCTCGGCGTCAACGGCGCCGGCAAGACCTCCCTGCTCCGCGCCATGCAGGCCGCGTACGCCACCGAGGGCGACGTCCAGCCGGCCGGCGGCGTGGTGAAGGTCGGCAAGACCGTCCGGCTGGCGTACCTCTCCCAGGAGGTCGCCGAGCTCGACCCCGAGACCCGGGTGCTGCAGGCCGTGGAGCAGATCCGCGGCCGGGTCGACCTGGGCAAGGGCCGGGAGATGAGCGCCGGCCAGCTCTGCGAGCAGTTCGGCTTCGGCAAGGACAAGCAGTGGACCCCGGTCGGCGACCTGTCCGGTGGTGAACGCCGCCGGCTGCAGCTGCTCCGGCTGCTGATGGACGAGCCCAACGTGCTCTTCCTCGACGAGCCCACCAACGACCTCGACATCGAGACCCTCAACCAGCTGGAGGACCTCCTCGACGGCTGGCCCGGCTCGATGATCGTGATCAGCCACGACCGGTTCTTCATCGAGCGGACCACCGACACCGTGTTCGCCCTCCTCGGCGACCGGCGGATGCGGATGCTGCCGGGCGGCGTGGACGAGTACCTCCAGCGGCGCACCGCGATGGCCGAGGCCGCCGCGCCCGCCCCGGCGGCGGCCCCGGCGGAGGCGTCCGGGAAGTCGGCGGGGGACGTCCGGGCGGCGAAGAAGGAGATGCAGAAGCTGGAGCGGCAGATCGCCAAGCTGGACGAGCAGGAGTCCAAGCTGCACACCCAGCTCGCCGAGCACGCCGCGGACTTCTCCAAGGTGGCGGAGCTGGACGCGCAGCTGCGGAAGGTCCGCGAGGAGAAGGAGCACCTCGAACTCGCCTGGCTGGAGCTGGCCGAGCACGTCTGA
- a CDS encoding FUSC family protein, with the protein MSVPGPEGAVDEPGTREPAWWARAARPDRPPLPRALMVRAALGMALPLFAGLLLDRLDLGVFAALGAMHATMNDRVEPTRLRAPRIAAALSASTLGMLVGAALQHHGAGALAAGLALTALAFASGAVSATGPRGSSAGMLLLVSASLGGGMALPDPWWTGAAMLPVGAALVVLLGLRYRVRPATDPRNRALADAYRALGATLADLGTPRGADSRRLLTARLNQVQDLLPHTRPGRPESDRRRRLRRMYEAALGATEAATGLLWARRKVPPEVAAFPEALARAVTGGPLPGYPAWQPGTPALKALDSALRAAAATVAGEDVRLGTAPVPPPDPWRLRARLLSPVSVRYGLRVALCIAVAEAATAGIPLSRSYWVPMTVAFVLKPDLGSVFLRAVSRAVGTVLGIAVTAVLLALTTDPWALAVAVSLCVALLPYSTAAHYGLNTAVMTPVALILVQLGGESGTSVFWPRVLDTVLASAIVLVFGYLLWPERPPHRIEPRLVDAAGALREYLASVVEERPAPVSEVWLRRSAYRALAHARQEVAQGLAEPPPAGRLAEQWVPATAALERLSGAVAAYAAQIRYGGHVPEPAEAARVFAALDHLTDAARAHRPPTGPAAGPTTPHDPARSALTRAADELDALLDRPAG; encoded by the coding sequence TTGTCAGTCCCCGGCCCCGAGGGCGCCGTTGACGAGCCGGGCACCCGGGAGCCCGCCTGGTGGGCCCGGGCCGCCCGCCCCGACCGTCCCCCGCTGCCACGGGCCCTGATGGTCCGTGCCGCGCTCGGCATGGCCCTGCCGCTCTTCGCCGGCCTACTCCTCGACCGGCTCGACCTCGGGGTGTTCGCCGCGCTCGGCGCGATGCACGCCACCATGAACGACCGGGTCGAGCCCACCCGGCTGCGCGCCCCCAGGATCGCCGCCGCGCTGTCCGCCTCCACGCTCGGCATGCTGGTCGGCGCCGCCCTCCAGCACCACGGCGCCGGCGCCCTGGCCGCCGGGCTCGCCCTCACCGCGCTGGCCTTCGCCTCGGGCGCGGTCAGCGCCACCGGTCCGCGCGGCTCCTCCGCCGGGATGCTGCTGCTGGTCTCCGCCTCGCTGGGCGGCGGCATGGCGCTGCCCGACCCGTGGTGGACCGGCGCGGCGATGCTGCCGGTCGGCGCCGCCCTGGTCGTCCTGCTGGGCCTGCGGTACCGGGTCCGGCCGGCCACCGACCCGCGCAACCGCGCGCTGGCCGACGCGTACCGGGCGCTCGGCGCGACCCTCGCCGACCTCGGCACCCCGCGCGGCGCCGACTCCCGCCGGCTGCTCACCGCCCGCCTCAACCAGGTGCAGGACCTGCTCCCGCACACCCGTCCCGGCCGGCCCGAGTCCGATCGCCGCCGCCGGCTGCGCCGGATGTACGAGGCCGCACTGGGCGCCACCGAGGCCGCCACCGGTCTGCTCTGGGCCCGGCGGAAGGTCCCGCCCGAGGTGGCCGCCTTCCCCGAGGCCCTGGCCCGGGCCGTCACCGGCGGCCCCCTGCCCGGCTACCCGGCCTGGCAGCCCGGCACCCCCGCGCTCAAGGCCCTGGACTCCGCGCTGCGGGCCGCCGCCGCCACGGTGGCCGGCGAGGACGTCCGGCTCGGCACCGCGCCCGTACCGCCGCCCGACCCGTGGCGGCTGCGCGCCCGGCTGCTCTCCCCCGTCTCGGTCCGGTACGGCCTGCGGGTGGCGCTGTGCATCGCGGTCGCCGAGGCCGCCACCGCCGGCATCCCGCTCAGCCGCAGCTACTGGGTGCCGATGACGGTCGCCTTCGTGCTCAAGCCGGACCTGGGCTCGGTCTTCCTCCGGGCGGTCAGCCGGGCGGTCGGCACCGTCCTCGGCATCGCGGTCACCGCCGTCCTGCTCGCCCTGACCACCGACCCCTGGGCGCTGGCCGTCGCGGTCTCGCTCTGCGTGGCGCTGCTGCCGTACTCCACCGCCGCGCACTACGGGCTGAACACCGCGGTGATGACCCCGGTCGCGCTGATCCTGGTGCAGCTCGGCGGCGAGAGCGGCACCTCGGTGTTCTGGCCGCGGGTCCTGGACACCGTGCTCGCCAGCGCGATCGTCCTGGTCTTCGGCTACCTGCTGTGGCCCGAGCGGCCGCCGCACCGGATCGAGCCCCGGCTGGTGGACGCCGCGGGCGCGCTGCGGGAGTACCTCGCCTCGGTGGTCGAGGAGCGGCCCGCGCCGGTGTCCGAGGTGTGGCTGCGGCGCAGCGCGTACCGGGCGCTGGCGCACGCCCGGCAGGAGGTGGCGCAGGGCCTCGCCGAACCGCCGCCCGCCGGGCGGCTGGCCGAGCAGTGGGTGCCGGCCACGGCCGCCCTGGAACGGCTGAGCGGCGCGGTCGCCGCCTACGCGGCGCAGATCCGGTACGGCGGGCACGTGCCCGAACCGGCCGAGGCGGCCCGGGTGTTCGCCGCCCTGGACCACCTCACCGACGCCGCCCGCGCGCACCGCCCGCCCACCGGACCGGCGGCCGGGCCCACCACGCCCCACGACCCGGCCCGCAGTGCCCTCACCCGGGCGGCCGACGAACTCGACGCCCTCCTGGACCGCCCTGCCGGGTAG
- a CDS encoding MFS transporter translates to MTIGTPSPDLPPGTPSGTPSGLPADTPSGSRAAGATHPPDRAALRRVAAAALVGTAIEFYDFFIYGTAAALVFGRVFFPELGATGALLAAFSVYAVAFLARPLGAVLFGHFGDRLGRKATLVVSLLLMGLSTAAVGLLPGYGPWGAWAPALLTLLRFCQGVGLGGEWGGAALLLAEYAPAGRRGRYGGFLQLGPCVGFFLATGAFLALSTGLSESAFLAWGWRVPFLLSFALVLVGLFVRLRIAETPLFLGEPARARVPVAELLRSYARPVLLGGGAIVVGYGMFYLTTTYALAHATADLGMARTLVLELLMAGAVAKAGAVWAAAAAADRFGRRRVLVAATVAAALWAPLLFPLLEAGGTGPAAVALIGAMTLLGAMLGPVASYLPELFPTRVRYTGAALTYNLGGVVGGATAPLVATRLTAVYGTAEPVGWYLAALAGVSLLCLWVLPETRGRDLAERHGRALAVGGGAAAGG, encoded by the coding sequence ATGACCATCGGAACCCCCTCGCCCGACCTCCCGCCCGGCACCCCCTCGGGCACCCCCTCAGGCCTCCCGGCCGACACCCCGTCAGGCAGCCGGGCCGCCGGTGCCACCCACCCCCCGGACCGGGCCGCGCTGCGCCGGGTGGCCGCCGCCGCCCTGGTCGGCACCGCGATCGAGTTCTACGACTTCTTCATCTACGGCACGGCCGCCGCCCTGGTCTTCGGTCGGGTGTTCTTCCCCGAGCTGGGCGCCACCGGCGCGCTGCTGGCCGCCTTCTCGGTGTACGCGGTGGCGTTCCTGGCCCGCCCGCTGGGCGCGGTGCTGTTCGGGCACTTCGGCGACCGGCTGGGTCGGAAGGCGACGCTGGTGGTGTCGCTGCTGCTGATGGGCCTGTCCACGGCGGCCGTCGGGCTGCTCCCCGGGTACGGGCCGTGGGGCGCCTGGGCGCCGGCGCTGCTGACGCTGCTGCGGTTCTGCCAGGGCGTCGGCCTCGGCGGGGAGTGGGGCGGCGCGGCGCTGCTGCTGGCCGAGTACGCCCCGGCCGGGCGGCGCGGCCGGTACGGCGGGTTCCTGCAACTCGGGCCGTGCGTCGGGTTCTTCCTGGCCACCGGTGCGTTCCTGGCGCTGTCCACCGGCCTGAGCGAGTCGGCCTTCCTCGCCTGGGGCTGGCGGGTGCCGTTCCTGCTGTCCTTCGCGCTGGTGCTGGTCGGCCTGTTCGTCCGGCTGCGGATCGCCGAGACCCCGCTGTTCCTCGGCGAGCCCGCCCGGGCCCGGGTGCCGGTCGCCGAGCTGCTGCGGTCGTACGCCCGGCCGGTGCTGCTGGGCGGCGGCGCGATCGTGGTCGGGTACGGGATGTTCTACCTGACCACCACCTACGCGCTGGCCCACGCCACCGCCGACCTGGGGATGGCCCGCACCCTGGTGCTGGAGCTGCTGATGGCCGGCGCGGTGGCCAAGGCCGGGGCGGTGTGGGCGGCCGCGGCGGCGGCCGACCGGTTCGGGCGGCGGCGGGTGCTGGTGGCCGCCACGGTGGCGGCGGCCCTGTGGGCTCCGCTGCTGTTCCCGCTGCTGGAGGCCGGCGGCACCGGGCCGGCGGCGGTGGCGCTGATCGGGGCGATGACGCTGCTCGGCGCGATGCTCGGGCCGGTGGCCTCGTACCTGCCGGAGCTGTTCCCGACCCGGGTGCGGTACACCGGGGCGGCGCTGACGTACAACCTCGGCGGGGTGGTCGGCGGGGCGACCGCACCGCTGGTGGCCACCCGGCTGACCGCGGTGTACGGCACGGCGGAGCCGGTCGGCTGGTACCTGGCCGCGCTGGCCGGGGTGTCGCTGCTGTGCCTGTGGGTGCTGCCCGAGACCCGCGGCCGCGACCTCGCCGAACGGCACGGCCGCGCCCTCGCGGTGGGCGGGGGCGCGGCGGCGGGCGGCTGA
- a CDS encoding flavodoxin family protein, giving the protein MSTASRPTVAVAFHSGYGHTAVLAEAVARGAAEGGAEVVTVPVDTITEEQWDQLDAADAIVFGSPTYMGTASGAFHAFAEATSKRWFTSAWKDKLAAGFTNSGSKSGDKLHTLQFFSVLAAQHGMNWINLGLHPGWNTSEASENDLNRLGIFLGAGAQTHTDHGPDEVHKADIATAEHLGRRVAEQTAVVLAGRTALAAVTV; this is encoded by the coding sequence GGGCTACGGCCACACCGCCGTCCTCGCCGAGGCCGTCGCCCGCGGAGCCGCCGAGGGCGGCGCCGAGGTGGTCACCGTCCCGGTCGACACCATCACCGAGGAGCAGTGGGACCAGCTGGACGCCGCCGACGCGATCGTCTTCGGCTCGCCGACCTACATGGGCACCGCCTCCGGCGCCTTCCACGCCTTCGCCGAGGCCACCTCCAAGCGCTGGTTCACCTCCGCCTGGAAGGACAAGCTGGCGGCCGGCTTCACCAACTCCGGCTCCAAGAGCGGCGACAAGCTGCACACCCTGCAGTTCTTCAGCGTGCTGGCCGCGCAGCACGGCATGAACTGGATCAACCTCGGCCTGCACCCGGGCTGGAACACCTCCGAGGCCTCCGAGAACGACCTCAACCGCCTGGGCATCTTCCTCGGCGCGGGCGCCCAGACCCACACCGACCACGGCCCGGACGAGGTCCACAAGGCCGACATCGCCACCGCCGAGCACCTGGGCCGGCGGGTCGCCGAGCAGACCGCGGTCGTCCTGGCCGGCCGCACCGCCCTGGCCGCCGTAACCGTCTGA